The genomic region AGCTCCCGGAAACCTTTTAATAATCAACTGGACTGAGGCATGGTATTGATTAATGGACCTGTTGACCTATGGATCTGAAATAGACTACATAAACAGTAGATATTAAGACAATATTAACCAGCATACAAAACAGGTTAAGTCAAcatatacagttttttttcataaattcaAATAGTGTTCGTGTGTCACCCAGTTTATAATCCATGTTGTTGGGATACAGCTTTAATTAGTCCACATCCAGAGCAATATACAGGAGCAATGCAGGTGAACTTTCTTGCTCTAGAACAAAAATATCTTTCACCTTGCCGGATAAGGGATTCCAAGTAGCAACTTTTCAGACACTGGTCAGATGCCATAGCCGCTAGTCTATCTGTCTCCCCAGATGACCAGGACTCTAAATCACTTATTGACAGGTCGCAAGACAGATGGAGACTGCAGCAAGTTCAAGTCAAAGCTGTAGCTAATGTCAAGGCAAAAAAAGGGGCTGGCCTTTACAATCTGTGTGTTGAAGTTAATTGGACAGTTAGGCCGTACATGTTACCCTGGTCACTGAGGATGGCCTAGTGTTGTCCACTGTGGGTAGCGACCGCAAAGTGTACTTTAAGAGGAACATTAAATTACCATTATCCACGGAGGTGAAGCAAACTTTGTGAAGAATAGCCGCAATGGAAAAGCAAAGGTGAGATGATAAaaattaaaacacacatttttcatttttatttaacattttacctACTAATAATAGGAAATGTATGACATTATTTGGTGCAAACCAGGATATAAATCAAGGGTGCAAATGGTGTCATGAAGACCCTCAGAGAGCCTTAGTGAAATGGTGATGGTTTTACGTTCTGGGTTTTGAGCTAAGCCAGCTGCACAATAGGGTGTGATTGCCATCTAGGTTTCAGATATGGGTAGCCTACCTAAGGCTAATTCACTATACATCcaacaaaaaaagaactataaaataatatatatggcCAATCAATGACAATATAATGAAAGGGTTTAAAATATGTTATTATTGTGTTACTCCATATAGAGTATCATATTATGAAACTACTAATTAATATATTTAGACAAGGACTGTATTAATTTTACTGATACTTGGTAATATTCCTTTATTGGAATTAAGTTCCTTAACGGAGTCCATATTGACCTAATAGGAGCTCTTTATTCTTTCCAGCTGTATTGGCAGAACTTTCATTATGACACATGCCTAACATTTCTGTTCTGTCTtttttgattagattagattcaactttattgtcaatgaacagtacaagtacagtacaacgaaatgcagtaagcatttaaccagaatttcaaatagagggcagaaaatgtacaagtatttacaattATTAAGTACAGCTCTGGGGAAAAAataagaccactgcacctttttctttcttttccaacatttttgaaaaggaagattttgagtgaggaacagaaggattaaaattaagagaccactgcaaattgaacgcttctgttcctcaatcaaaactttcctttttaacttttttgaaatggaaagaaaaaggtgcagtggtctcttttttccagagctgtatatgccaATCCATATACTTTTTTCCACTGCACAAATTTGCCACTGCACATATAGCAGCCAGGGTATGTCGTTGATAGTAGAATTAATGTCAGACAGTAGATTACAAAAAAACTCTCTGTCATGATGTATTATGAAATATAGTCCATGACCAGTATACAGTATGCAACAGGACATTGATCAGGGGGAGGCCAGCAACTTATGTGaggttttgtgttgttataaGGTAATGGGCTAGCGTCAATGGCAATGTTTCGGACAAATACAAAACGGTCACCTGGAAAATTTCCTCCTCCCGAGGATTCCTGACAATAATCTAGATTTGAATGGGTTCTGTGGTCCTTCATCTAGGTGTGACGTGGCTGTGACTCTGTCCCTGTGTGATGATGAGGAGGACCAGATTCAGGAGGAGAATGGTTCTTTTATGGTAAGATATGTTTTACAGTACTACAATCAGTATCAGACGTCCTAAGTTCCCAGAACCCTAGGAATCACCTTGAAAACCCAGTAGGGGCAGCAGTGAGCACAACCTTAAATATCATTAAATAGGCTGTTGTGGATGTGGTGGgatgatacattttattactgCTCCAGTCATTAGCCACTGCAAAATAAGTGAATTGTGACTGGTTTAACCTCAGAGGTTGGTTGCGGACAGAGGGTGTTATGTAGTTGGACTGACAGTGTCAAATTGTGTTTTGGTTTCACTTTTGCGTATTTGTTCTTGCGTTGTCTTTGTCAGAAAGAGACGTTTATCACCACTGCATAGAGAACAGCTGCAAATGTGTTTTAGCTGGTCATGTTTAACCCTTCATCAGTAAATCATTTTTCACCATGCAACTACACCTCTTTTTAGACTTTTTTACTGCACCCACTTAACCTTTGACCCCATCCCCATCTGACATATCAATGTGACGTTACTGGGAGTCCTTTTAACTCTCTCAGACCTGGTAATGTATCCAGCATGCTCTGCGTGTTTCCTGTGAATTCTTCTGACTTGTAACACACAGAACAGCCGTGCGTACAGcacctgtgttgtcttgtcatCTAAATCTTACTCATTATCATTTACACAATACGCTACTTTGCGCAGCATGCTTTGTGCAACACAACTCCATGACATAATCGAAGAAGATTAACATCTCATTCCAAATGAATGCTGTGCCTCAGACCACAAACGATGTGAGGCATTTCACCGTGTGATTCTCACGGCTTTCCTGTGCGAGGTAAGGTATGACCTCACAGTCTGTGGGTTAATACGATGATGAGGTATGCCCAGGTGTAGCTGAGAAGGGTTGGTTGTACATGTCTGGACTGTTTCTTCACTTTGGgatatttgttatatttcagcTGTAATCAAAGATTGGTGCTGCTAGTTATAATAACCTTGGCACTCACTTCAAAGCATGTCAGTGTTGAAGGTTTGATATTTGTCTTTCAGTGTTTTGCTATGCGTTGTTCAAACTAGTCtgataaaaatatgtatatatattggtCAATGCCACATTAAGACTGGTCTAACCAGGCTTGTATTTGTCCTCAGAATTACACTAAAAAATAATTTTCCAGTTTCCAATTGTTTAGAAATAACCTGCtttgtgtacataaaaataattaGTTCCTCCCTGAGCATTTGTTAATGGAATGGTCTTGAATGAACAGAAAAAACTAACATTAGTAATGCAATTGCTTTGTCCTCTATATTACAAATATGACTTTGTAAATGATGGTAGAATTAAATGAGACTGACAGATCTGCAATAATGTAGACTGACTACTCTGTGAACAAACATACATTATGGTTTTACATCCACAAGATAGACTATTGAAGTTCAAATCAAGTTATTCAGCAGTCACTAAATTTCAAAATAGAACAGATAGTGTGTATAATATAGTGTGTGTTGTGCGTACTATTAAGCACTAAAGTTAAATGTGTGATAGATAAAAATCAACAGCTGACAAATACGTAGCCCGCCCATTTGACttggaaaaaatacaatttatcaATGGCACCATTAAAAATAGTAATGGTTTTAGTGCACCATGTGAGCAATGCATGCGAccgaaaacaaaacagaaaaaaaacaagacagccAATTAAATAAGTCAAGTGAGCACCGCCACTGAATCGACATTTGGATGCTGTAAGcctacttcctgtctgtgttAAAGCTGAGGGATGTAGTCATGTTTTACTGGGCCCTGGGCCAACTGTCGGGATGTGTGGGTGAGGGTGATTACATATCTGGAGCCTTAGGTCAATGTTCATGGCGACTTGGGGTCGACAGAGTTAGTGACACTCGCGTTTCACCTCCATTCCTGCTACTGACTGAATGAGAGGTGTTAGCGGTCCAAGGCATCTCATTCACTTCCGTGGATTTCTGAGCTCACCCCTCCTCCCAAACGTGCCAGCCAGGCCGTGACGGGAAACATCGAATGGTGGTGGGGACAGACTGAGCGACCCAGGTTTGAACATGATCTCATTCCTTGCTGGCTCCAAACACATATAAGACGTTGTTTACTGAGGCCTGCAACCATAGACCCATTTTTAACACCGGCCATTGACTTGGAAATATGAGCTGCCACAAATACCTCACAAATATCCATGGCTCTTCAACCAGtacaatatttttctaaatctaGAGGCTTTAATTGAGATTTTTTTCCCCAGTTTGGCTTCACTTTAGACTGTTCTCTGATAGGCACGATATGCGGTACCAGTGTCTGAAGTCTGCAACTGACAGTGTGCCTCATAGCTTCTACCTGGAAGCCATACGGCTTGTTTAGCACGACCGCCAAATTGTTATCTAACGCCTACTATTAGTATTGACACATGGTCTGACAATGTACTTAGCGAAGATTGTCTACTTGCAGGGTTTTGAGAAACGTATGCTACGTCTTTGAAACCGGGCCCTGTTTGAGATGAATAATCCCAAAAAGGCTGAAATTCTCTGTGAAAATCCTTAACACATCTGCTGCTACTACTCTTTATCACAGATGCCAACGGGCACGGGACACAGGATAGGCTCAGTGGctcaaatgtttgtaatatgttaTTGTCTTTCCTATTCAAGGTTGAAGACAAAAAATGTGAGGGCAAAAAACACGGAGACTTGGAGAATACAGAGGAAGAATGTGAGATATCAATCAACCAGGAGAAACGAGATGTTCTGATATCTCACAAGGACAGCCTGGCTGACTTTGAAGTCCCCCTGAATTTAAATGTAAGTGAAATATTATCATTGTGTTTTAATTACAATGCTACCAACCCTGTTGACAGGTTCAGGCCTCAGGTAATGGTTTCAGGGGCTCCTGAAGGGCAAATCCTGCATTCCGGcagttttgtaatgtgtattttACCAGGTACGTTGACTGACATGCTATCTATTGGGGTATTGCAAATTCGCTCTGTTTGGGGATTATGGCCAGGATGTCAGACAACTTTGCAATTTAATGTGCTCTGGCAACCTCCTGTGGTTGGTTGGGTGACTGCATTCTCAGTGGTGGTTGTTGGCCGGTGAATGCATTCTCCAGGAACTGGTTACTGACAATTACATTCTGGTCGGATTTGAATTTGAGCGGTGTGATAACAGGCGGACGGCCGTGGCAGGACATGTCTCTGAATAGCCTGCTGGGAGTCGCTGTGATGAGGCATGGCCTTAGGCCTTAATCGCGAAGTGGACTGTGGGTGTGGAAAGAACAGGGAGAATtctcaataaaaatatttgattgtgcAGGTAGACAAGTCTGGACATCTGAGGCTAGAGACAATAGAGGATTTTCAGAATGTTCTACAACTGAGAAAGTTGAAGAAGAGAGCAAGAAAAGAACAAGTTTGCAAGCCAACACCCCCAGCAGACATTGTGGTAAGACAGGGGAAATTGCAGACTAATCATAAATATCTAATTTGAGTCATAGTAATAGAGGCAACATACAACAACACTTCAGCCTTCACAAGACAGAAACATCTAAGTAACTGTTACATTCTGCTGAAACCAGCCTTACTATGTGGATGAGGAGGACTTCTTCAAGGCCTGCGAATTGGACAAACTGCCATTGATTGAGAGATATCTGGAAAAATTTGGAGATGTCAACGCTTGTGACAAAGTGAGTGTCAAGCCCAAACTGAGATGTGACAATACTCCTCTGCTCAGCCGTCATATGTAGAGTTGTAACGTCCTTCTTCCTTCCTTTACAGTTCAGACGTACAGGCCTGCACAGAGCTTGCACACATGGGCATGTCAATGTTGTCAAGAGGCTACTGGAAGCCGGAGCTCTAATTGAGAACAAAGACAAGGTATTTTATTGgagaaataacacacacaattCAAGAGAGATGGAAACCGAGACttttggtggatttttgaatgtGTAATTCCTGGCTACCTTTTTTAGCTTGATGCTACCTCTGTCCACGCTGCCTGCCGAGGTGGCAGTATGCCTGTGTTAGAACTGCTGCTGGACTACAATGGCAGCTTCTCTGACAGAGATAAGGTAAAACTACAGAACTAACTGCCAGAGATAGTCATGTGAAAGTACTCTGAAAAGTTTGAACATGTGGAAATGTATAGATATGTAAATCTACAGTATGTAATCATTATAGACAGATAATGGTAACCTTATTCAACGACACTAAAAGATTATATTTTGCaatcattttatattattatcttctttacagtactgtttCAACTGTTTCATGTTCAAGGGCTTTCTTACATGCATGTCCTGCTtcaagtgccccccccccccagcattTAGAAAGGATTGAGATTATGGGCGTTGACTCGGCCATAAACCTAAAAGGATTGAGATTACGGGCGTTGACTCTGCCATTCCATAATCCTAAAAGGATTGAGATTACGGGCGTTGACTCTGCCATTCCA from Esox lucius isolate fEsoLuc1 chromosome 5, fEsoLuc1.pri, whole genome shotgun sequence harbors:
- the LOC105025154 gene encoding ankyrin repeat domain-containing protein 1 isoform X2, producing MEKQRCDVAVTLSLCDDEEDQIQEENGSFMVEDKKCEGKKHGDLENTEEECEISINQEKRDVLISHKDSLADFEVPLNLNPYYVDEEDFFKACELDKLPLIERYLEKFGDVNACDKFRRTGLHRACTHGHVNVVKRLLEAGALIENKDKLDATSVHAACRGGSMPVLELLLDYNGSFSDRDKLLSTPLHVAVRTGHFECAEHLVHCGADVNAKDREGDTPMHDAVRLNRFKMIQLLLLHGAYPKLKNCDGKSPLDCTLEWQSGAKSILSNCKDDAKTPVKSSSIK
- the LOC105025154 gene encoding ankyrin repeat domain-containing protein 1 isoform X1 translates to MEKQRCDVAVTLSLCDDEEDQIQEENGSFMVEDKKCEGKKHGDLENTEEECEISINQEKRDVLISHKDSLADFEVPLNLNVDKSGHLRLETIEDFQNVLQLRKLKKRARKEQVCKPTPPADIVPYYVDEEDFFKACELDKLPLIERYLEKFGDVNACDKFRRTGLHRACTHGHVNVVKRLLEAGALIENKDKLDATSVHAACRGGSMPVLELLLDYNGSFSDRDKLLSTPLHVAVRTGHFECAEHLVHCGADVNAKDREGDTPMHDAVRLNRFKMIQLLLLHGAYPKLKNCDGKSPLDCTLEWQSGAKSILSNCKDDAKTPVKSSSIK